A single window of Cottoperca gobio chromosome 9, fCotGob3.1, whole genome shotgun sequence DNA harbors:
- the ccn1l2 gene encoding cellular communication network factor 1, like 2 — protein MLSSVPLLQIISSLFVLSSAAVMADSECPAECSCSPSSQLCPAGVSWVTDHCGCCKVCARQFNEDCSATEPCDHIKGLHCHLGAGGDPERGLCRAEAQGLPCEFGGRVYQHGEDFQPSCQHQCTCMDRVVGCMPLCPRQVPLPDWRCLRPRLTRPEDGCCEEWVCDDNNHINEEPDELTHTSLPDSQRLPNHISALLQAQPQPRYPAATGRATFVEMVSYPMSEVLLKSSCFPQTTEWTECSTTCGMGISSRVTNNNPDCQLVRETRLCQIRQCELQLPVASKKGKKCQRTVRPQNPVRITFAGCSTTQRYRPRTCGTCSDDRCCTPTVSRTVRLRFHCSDGEGFYRNVMWIQRCSCSTSCGIHSAHYTPSVSLHNDIHTFRR, from the exons ATGCTTAGCTCTGTTCCTTTGCTGCAGATCATTTCCAGCCTGTTTGTGCTCAGCAGCGCTGCGGTGATG GCAGACAGTGAGTGCCCAGCTGAGTGCTCTTGCAGCCCCTCGTCCCAGCTGTGCCCGGCGGGCGTCAGCTGGGTGACCGACCACTGTGGCTGCTGTAAAGTTTGTGCTCGGCAGTTCAATGAGGACTGCAGCGCTACCGAACCTTGCGATCACATCAAGGGGCTACATTGCCATCTGGGGGCAGGAGGAGACCCTGAGAGGGGACTATGTCGAG CAGAGGCCCAGGGTTTGCCATGCGAGTTCGGCGGGCGGGTGTACCAGCATGGCGAGGACTTCCAACCCAGCTGCCAGCACCAGTGCACCTGTATGGACAGGGTGGTGGGCTGCATGCCACTCTGTCCTCGCCAAGTGCCACTGCCCGACTGGCGCTGCTTGCGGCCCCGGCTGACCAGGCCTGAGGACGGGTGCTGCGAGGAATGGGTGTGTGATGACAACAATCACATCAACGAGGAGCCAGATGAGCTGACACACACCTCCCTGCCGGACAGCCAGCGCCTTCCCAACCACATCAGTGCCCTGCTGCAGGCCCAGCCCCAGCCTCGCTACCCAGCTGCCACCGGAAGGGCCACGTTCGTAG AGATGGTGTCCTACCCCATGTCTGAGGTGCTACTCAAATCCAGCTGTTTCCCACAAACTACAGAGTGGACCGAGTGTTCCACCACTTGTGGGATGGGCATTTCGAGTCGAGTGACCAATAACAACCCAGACTGTCAGCTGGTCAGAGAAACTAGACTGTGCCAGATCAGACAATGTGAGCTGCAGCTACCTGTAGCTAGCAAG AAGGGGAAGAAGTGTCAGCGAACTGTCCGTCCCCAGAACCCAGTTAGAATCACGTTTGCCGGATGCTCGACGACGCAGCGGTATCGTCCTCGCACCTGTGGTACTTGCAGCGATGACCGCTGCTGCACACCCACTGTCTCCCGCACTGTGCGGCTCCGCTTCCACTGCTCCGATGGAGAGGGCTTCTACAGAAACGTCATGTGGATCCAGCgctgcagctgcagtacaaGCTGTGGTATACACAGCGCTCACTATACCCCATCAGTCAGCCTCCACAATGACATCCACACCTTCAGGCGCTGA